Sequence from the Erythrolamprus reginae isolate rEryReg1 chromosome 2, rEryReg1.hap1, whole genome shotgun sequence genome:
CACACACGataactggtccagaatgcagtgaCACATGCAGTGTTGGGAGCACCCAGTTTCACCTGTTGCACAAGCTGCACTAGTCCTCAGTTTCCTTCTAAGTCCAATTCAAGATGCTAGTTCAAAGCACTGAATGGAATAGGACCAAGTTATTTGCAAGACTGCCTttccctgagagcatctgccccCATCCCACCAGATCACATGGGATAAGTAGACTTTTGGTCTCTTCTTTGAAATCTGCCATCAGGCAGAAGGTAGGAGGTATACCTTATCCAGAGCTGCTCTTAAGTTATAGAACATCTTGCCCTTATATAGGCACTTGCAGGCTCTCCATGAATTTGCTGTTGCTGAAGCCCATGAAGTCATAACCTTCATGAATTTTGGTTTGCTGCATCATAGACTatgacttgtttgtttgtttattagaattgggagggaccttgtaggacatctagtccaacctctcgctcaagcaggagtccctacaccatttcagacgaATGGAAGTCcactctccctttgaaagtcttaaGTGTTAGAGCTCTTACAATCTCCAcaagcaagctattccactggttgatcactctcactgtcaaaaagttccttcttatttctaagttgaatctctctttggtcactcccacccattattccttgtctggccttctggtgctttggaaaacagcctttaCAAGCACAATGTCTGGATCCAGCTATCATCCTAAATCCAGACCAGACCTTTACCAGCAAACgtggaaaaaatggaaaaataaaataacccaGGGATAAACAGAGCAAATATATGCTCTGtttatttctaagaggtctgtaagggacgtgcataagcacaccattgtacctattgtccctgtcctactgtcctcttttatcgttactttttacttatgttgtgTTTAtagaaactactactatcctaaacatatttgatagatagatagatagatagatagatagagagagagagagagagagagaaagaaagaaagaaagaaagaaagaaaatctttgCTCTTATTTTTCTAAGCCGCCCAAAATCACAGAGTTATTTTGATGGCCATAtaaattttcaaaaataaataaagttattggTAAAATTCACTGTCTCTATTGGTTTAACCAGCCTTTTATAAATTTCATTTGTCTTTACAATATACAAATTAGGATGAAAATAACCATCTTTTATCTCATTGAGCATCAATAAAACACGTTCTGGTCTGGCTTTTTACTGCATACAATATTTGATGGATGCCTCCAAGAATGCCAGTTGGGTGGCATCCaagtttgataaacaaacaacaaacaaaatggCATCAAATTAAATTCTAAGCTAAGAAAATAGAGGAGCAGTCAGACCTTTTTACAGTATTTCAAGTGTTCTATAATCAAACCACTTGGAAGACAATTACTGAATTCCGACAAGCCCATTGCTGTGTGCCTTATGCTAAAGACTATTGTCATCTTAGTCACCATGTTCATCATTACATATGCATATGAAAAAGCAAACACTTTTTCCTCGGGATTACTCTAATAGCATTAagagattatttttaaattttcattggAAGAAAATGCACTTAAATGAGATTACTTATTACTTGACTGGTTTCCTATCATGCTGTTTTGTTTAGGTAAATGAAGTCCATAGGagtattatttaaaaacaaaactgcCACCAACCAAGCCCTGATTTTATACATTAATGATTTCAAATAAAAGAGAAGTGTAATACTTGTGCATGGGTGCTTTTGAAAAAGTTAAGTCTGATACTCTGGTTACAGGAGATAACACTTTTTGTTCTTCTTGGTGCACTGCCTCCTCCATTAGTTGCTAATTACttggaaacaaataaacaattaacTCCTCTTGCCTCTTGGTGGGAGAATCTTCATTGACATGCTAAAACTTTCTAATAAAAGATTTTAATTAATGACATGGCAAATCCAACCCCCTTGTTGCCAAAGCTATAAGAAAAGACTAGTACCTTGTAGGTAAAAGCTGAATTATGGTGTGGGGAGGTTGGCAAAAGAATGGCAGGCAGATCGTTGTATGCTCATAATGAGGCTTCTTCTTATAATCAGCAGAATAAATCCAgtcttggggaaggcaaaaacacttcCTTTTCATTTTCCATTGAAAATATTTTGGGATTAGAGCGGGAAAAAGAAGGCACTCCAGCTGCAAAACCCCACAGGCCGTGGGTGGATAAAGACAGCGATTTAGGTAAGATGGATGTTACGATTCATTTCGATATTTTCTTCACCTTTTTTTACTGTGTGTTCCTTTGCTTTAAATTATAAACCACATTTAAAAGTCAGCGATATAGGTAAGATGGCTGTTAGGATTCATTTCAATATTTTCGTCACCTTTTTTTACTGTGTGTTCTTTCGTTTTAAATTATAAACCACATTTAAAAGTCAAACAGGAAAGAAAATCAGATTGTTGTGCTTAGCTCTTAAACTAGTCTATAACTAACATTTTTTCTAGTAATCCGTGTTTAAAACGCTTGTGACTTTTCAGGAGAAGACTGTTTGCCCTGCCTCCATCTCTCTTCAATATGCTATGCACtccctttatataataaaagcaaCTGCCAAAAATCTGAAGAAAGAGTTTTGAAATGTGAAAACTATTTCGCAGTGAATGAAAGATTTTCTTACAAAAGGGACTTGAGTTGGTACAGAGGTAGGAGGCCAAGGACGGCATTCACTCAAATCCAGGTAGGGATTTAGCCCATTTAACCTATTCATGCAGCTAAGAATGGCTGTTTTGCTTCCTGCATTCTTTAATAAGGGGGCATTGATTAGAAAGAATCCAGAAAGGCCTGTTTCACAGGAATCTGTACAATCATACATTGACTGAATAAAAAGGTCCACATTATATCTAATCAGCATTCTGAGCTCAAAATAGCTTAACTGATTTCTATTGACTTGaaatattttagaattttatCCAGATATTTATTAAAAGCTCTGGCTTTATCCTGAGTGCTTAAAATATTTTGGCAGCAAATAATAGTTTTTGTCTATTCTCTTAGATAGAAATACTGGAAAATGTTTTTAGAGTGAACTCTTATCCTGGCATCGATGTTAGAGAAGATCTGGCTCAAAAATTAGAGTTAGATGAAGACAGGATCCAGGTAACTTTTCATGTGTGT
This genomic interval carries:
- the HESX1 gene encoding homeobox expressed in ES cells 1 is translated as MAGRSLYAHNEASSYNQQNKSSLGEGKNTSFSFSIENILGLEREKEGTPAAKPHRPWVDKDSDLGEDCLPCLHLSSICYALPLYNKSNCQKSEERVLKCENYFAVNERFSYKRDLSWYRGRRPRTAFTQIQIEILENVFRVNSYPGIDVREDLAQKLELDEDRIQIWFQNRRAKLKRSHRESQFLMVKNTFSQTIIK